A single window of Marinitoga litoralis DNA harbors:
- a CDS encoding complex I 51 kDa subunit family protein, with translation MLEEKIFLKNDLDKSMDNYEFIGLKKSLGMNSENIVKKITDSGLRGRGGAGFPTGKKWEFALAQESDVKFLICNADEGEPGTFKDRFLLENMPFKVLEGIIIAAYAVKANFGYIYIRGEYSKAIEIFEKTIKDAYHMGLLGKNILGSNFNFELKLIKGAGAYVCGDETSLINSIEGKRGFSRIKPPYPVQRGLYDKPTIVNNVETLATVAEIMKYDDNVYAKLGTEKSRGTKLVSISGDVKLPDVYEIEFGSGTIKDIVELAGGERGELNFVVPGGLATSVLKSDELDVLYTYEDLEEAGSSVGSGGMIVVSKEHDLVDILLNVSDFFVKETCGTCFPCREGNRNIKEILLKLKRKGYKEEYKKTIGELKEAILLAARCGFGQSSVNFIYSVLDKFFHEEVI, from the coding sequence ATGTTAGAAGAAAAAATTTTTTTAAAAAATGATTTAGATAAGAGTATGGATAATTATGAATTTATAGGTTTAAAAAAATCTTTGGGAATGAATTCTGAAAATATTGTGAAAAAAATAACTGATTCTGGTTTAAGAGGTAGAGGAGGAGCGGGATTTCCTACAGGTAAAAAATGGGAATTTGCTTTAGCTCAAGAAAGTGATGTGAAATTTTTAATATGTAATGCTGACGAAGGAGAACCAGGAACATTTAAAGATAGATTTTTGCTTGAAAATATGCCATTTAAGGTTTTAGAAGGGATAATAATAGCAGCATATGCAGTAAAGGCTAACTTTGGATATATATATATTAGAGGAGAATATTCAAAAGCTATTGAAATATTTGAAAAAACAATAAAAGATGCATATCATATGGGGTTATTAGGGAAAAATATTCTAGGTAGTAATTTTAACTTTGAATTAAAGCTTATTAAAGGAGCAGGTGCATATGTCTGTGGTGATGAAACATCTTTAATTAATTCAATTGAAGGAAAAAGAGGATTTTCTAGAATAAAACCTCCATATCCTGTTCAAAGAGGATTGTATGATAAACCTACAATAGTAAACAATGTAGAGACTTTGGCAACAGTAGCAGAAATAATGAAATATGATGATAATGTATATGCTAAATTAGGTACAGAAAAAAGCAGAGGAACAAAGCTAGTATCAATAAGTGGAGATGTTAAATTACCAGATGTATATGAAATAGAATTTGGAAGTGGTACTATTAAAGATATTGTAGAATTAGCTGGTGGTGAAAGAGGAGAATTGAACTTTGTTGTTCCTGGTGGATTAGCAACTTCAGTTTTAAAGTCTGATGAATTAGATGTATTATATACATATGAAGATTTAGAAGAGGCAGGCTCTTCTGTTGGTTCTGGAGGAATGATAGTTGTTTCAAAGGAACATGACTTAGTAGATATTTTACTTAATGTATCAGACTTTTTTGTAAAAGAAACATGTGGAACATGTTTTCCATGTAGAGAAGGAAATAGGAATATAAAAGAAATATTATTAAAATTGAAGAGAAAAGGTTATAAGGAAGAATATAAGAAAACTATAGGGGAATTAAAAGAAGCAATATTACTTGCAGCTAGATGTGGGTTTGGACAATCATCTGTTAATTTTATCTATTCTGTTTTGGATAAATTTTTCCATGAAGAGGTGATATAA
- a CDS encoding NADH-dependent [FeFe] hydrogenase, group A6, with protein MKIYINNREYDMPQDISILEAVKKANIKIPTLCYVEGMEPYGGCRLCVVEVEGSKTLVPSCAVKISEGMKIKTHSEKVRKVRRTIMQLIVASHGISCELNCLTCPKATSCELKTIAEEIGVTKINILPVEKMLPTDFSSYSIVREPTKCIVCGRCIRACSNIQSVNIFTFANRGPNTIVTTFMNEGMGNVDCTNCGQCVMNCPTGALHEVYHIDGVWNAINDPEKVVVVQTAPAVRVALGEPFGMEPGTISTGKMVAALRLLGFDKVFDTNFTADLTIVEEGTEFIHRFKEGGKLPLFTSCSPGWIKFIEHNYPEFLPHLSTAKSPQQMFGAVAKHYYAKKLGVPKENLVVVSIMPCTAKKYEMNRPELVGDVDYVLTTRELAKMIKESGIDFKNLPDEKYDDPFGITTGAAAIFGTSGGVMEAALRTAYEILTGKELEKLDFVGVRGLNKVKEAEVEINGKKIKVAVVNTLGAARKLLEKMRNGEVEYHFVEFMACPGGCIGGGGQPIPTTEEVLIKRMEAIYEIDYDSKLRKSHENPAVKKLYEEFLKEPHSEIAHHLLHTHYVARN; from the coding sequence ATGAAAATTTATATAAATAATAGAGAATATGATATGCCACAAGATATATCTATTTTAGAAGCTGTAAAAAAAGCAAATATTAAAATACCAACATTATGTTATGTTGAAGGTATGGAACCATATGGTGGATGTAGGCTTTGTGTAGTAGAAGTAGAAGGATCAAAAACTTTAGTTCCTTCATGTGCAGTAAAGATTAGTGAAGGAATGAAAATAAAAACTCATTCAGAAAAAGTTAGAAAAGTTAGAAGGACCATTATGCAATTAATTGTGGCTTCGCATGGGATAAGTTGCGAATTAAATTGTTTAACCTGTCCAAAAGCAACATCATGTGAATTAAAAACAATTGCAGAAGAAATTGGAGTAACAAAGATAAATATTCTACCTGTTGAAAAAATGCTTCCTACTGATTTTTCAAGTTATTCAATAGTTAGAGAACCTACAAAATGTATTGTTTGTGGTAGATGTATAAGAGCTTGTTCAAATATTCAAAGTGTTAATATATTCACATTTGCAAATAGAGGTCCAAATACAATAGTAACAACTTTTATGAATGAAGGAATGGGTAATGTCGATTGTACGAATTGTGGTCAATGTGTTATGAATTGCCCTACAGGAGCATTACATGAAGTATATCATATTGATGGCGTTTGGAATGCAATAAATGATCCAGAAAAAGTTGTTGTTGTTCAAACGGCTCCAGCTGTAAGAGTCGCTTTAGGAGAACCATTTGGTATGGAACCAGGAACAATATCTACTGGAAAAATGGTTGCAGCATTAAGATTATTAGGCTTTGATAAAGTTTTTGACACTAATTTTACTGCAGATTTAACAATAGTAGAAGAAGGAACTGAGTTTATCCATAGGTTTAAAGAAGGAGGAAAATTGCCATTATTTACTTCATGTAGTCCTGGATGGATAAAGTTTATTGAGCATAATTATCCAGAATTTTTACCTCATTTATCAACAGCTAAATCTCCTCAACAAATGTTTGGAGCAGTAGCTAAACATTATTATGCAAAAAAATTAGGTGTTCCAAAAGAAAATTTAGTAGTAGTATCAATAATGCCATGTACAGCAAAAAAATATGAGATGAATAGACCAGAACTGGTAGGAGATGTTGATTATGTATTAACTACTAGAGAATTAGCAAAAATGATAAAAGAATCAGGAATTGATTTTAAAAATTTACCAGATGAAAAATATGATGATCCATTTGGCATAACAACAGGTGCAGCAGCAATTTTCGGAACTTCTGGTGGAGTTATGGAAGCAGCATTAAGGACAGCATATGAAATTTTGACTGGAAAAGAATTAGAAAAACTTGATTTTGTTGGAGTTAGGGGATTGAATAAAGTAAAAGAAGCTGAAGTTGAAATAAATGGTAAAAAAATAAAGGTTGCAGTTGTAAATACATTAGGTGCAGCTAGAAAATTACTTGAAAAAATGAGAAATGGAGAAGTAGAATATCATTTTGTGGAATTTATGGCTTGTCCAGGTGGATGTATCGGAGGTGGCGGACAACCAATTCCAACAACTGAAGAAGTTTTAATAAAGAGGATGGAAGCAATATATGAAATAGATTATGATTCGAAATTAAGAAAATCTCATGAAAACCCTGCAGTAAAGAAATTGTATGAAGAATTTTTGAAAGAACCACATAGTGAAATTGCACATCATTTATTACATACACATTATGTTGCTAGAAATTAA